In the Augochlora pura isolate Apur16 chromosome 7, APUR_v2.2.1, whole genome shotgun sequence genome, ttaaaatcttggGCTACTTTATGTACAAGTAAGtttaattttgattgaatCTGACAAGCATTCTCAAACTCTTTTCTTGGAAATGGGGACGGTGTCAATATAAATGGTGCAAATTGtagagtatttttattaaaatttgttttagacCTCATACACATTCCATGCATTAGTGCCCAGTCTTTTgctttttctattaattcttctaattcttTTTCCGATATgcataaattatgtattaaatccatgttaattttttgatatcttcttttattatcttcctctttctatttatgacaacaattttaaagatttgATCATTTTGATAACAAAGTATTTACATAATACATTGTTATATGTTTTTATGAAGTAGTACAGCAGTGTAGTAAGACTGTATATTGTCTTGATAAGTTACATTATTCGGGCTTACGTTTGACAGACATTTAGAGCAGAATTCAATTGTTTTgctgtatatatatttccaatggtgaattttttatgtatatatagaaattttatacttaCAGCTAGTTGACGTACAGATTGTATCgggtatatataaattctccTCCATAAGGCCATGTACTAAGCTTTCTAAGTCATATTCTTCTGCAGTAGCTAATGCTTTTACATTCCACTCctataaacatataatactgtattataccACAACAGGCAATAAGCTgccaaatattaaaaattatgtcacaataacataaaaatagataatttaaagCAATCTGCTTCCTAGAACAGACTTTTAAACATAACTGTCCTCTCCCAAACTATCACTGCAATAttgatacatacatattaaatatttgtaaccgTTGCATATTTGAATACGTGTTTCTGTCGTACGAATGCAATAACATTGTAATTGATATCCTATACCCTTAAGAAAAGAGATACTTCAAATAATATAGCGTAATATAAGGTAGTATACTGTACTGTAagacaatttattgaaaactgagaaagagaaaatgaaagagaaagatacgTGCAATGAACCAATTACGtatggaattattataaaataaaaatattaattcgtgcgattattatttaatgattacTTACACCAACTTCTTCATTCTTCGGAAAAGGTCTTTTCTTAGGTCTTTTCTTCAGTTGGAGGGCAGAGTAGTTAACGTCACctctgttattaattattttaatgtcacATTTACTTTTTTCGTATTGAACGCTACTACTgtgtaagaaattattacaattatgttGCAAATATAATCTTATAAGAGATGAAGGTTTCGTTAACGTTAGATTATACGAGGTTAAAgttgttatttttctataagtACCAAGATTAATATTGCTTTTGCAGAGCAACTGGATGCATCTTTGAATCGTTGGCAAATTCATCTCACTTAATATAACATTCGATAAACTTATGTACAAATTGTATCCCgtagaaacaaatattatatacaaatatttgtgtACTCGAACTAAAATCACACGTTGTCTATTctgttaatgaaatttaatattttgttttcaattcaCAACTACCGGTCATACTGTAAATCATAGACTATATTGACCATAGTTTTTGCTATTAGAAAGGCACCATGCAAGAAGTTACAGAGACAAGCCAAGTCGTCTCGTTTCATAATCTCACCAATGGTAAAATTGTGTATGTTCAATAGTCAATCAAAACAGCATTTCTCTCGCTAATCTTCATTTTAGCAACACATTCATAGCTATGAACATATATCCATACTTTTAATCGTATGAACACACATGAACGTATGCCCATTTAAATTAAGACACGTGCACAATGGAAACTGGTTTtatagtacatatatatatgtttgtaTCATGAAAACTCACCCACATGATAAATACGCGCATAAACAGTTTGTACATATACGTGCGTATTAAAACGTAGTCAAAATCTCAAGAAATGTCAAGAAAATACTGTCAtgtattttcgtttttatgccattcaaattaaactaaacactcgatttcaataataaaagataatggAACTTGCGCGAAATTTGATTGCTTGTAAATTGAAACGGTATCTTCTTAAAGTACCAAAAACGACTTCTTTTTATCACGTAAGACATATCAGGTGAcgtaaatttcttttatattaaatattactaatataattattgcaagtaagtaattaaatatattgtgtGGTTATTTATAATGAGCTCTTAGAAATcgtattaatttaacattaccGAATGTGTTGTTTGTAGttttaagtataattaatgtttttgaTTAATGATTTGTTTTGTTCATgctgtatgtatatataattgcaatttatgtcaaataattttgtgttattgtttttaaaatgttttatattctacTAGAAAAAGGTATTGTAATTTCATGGAATacatatacttataatatagATTGGCTGAAGTGGGAAAATTGGAGGTACCAAAATTACAAGGAAAATATGACACTGGTCAACTAATATTACATAGAGTGTTTGGTTATCGTGgtgtaatattatttccatggATAGCAAGGGTTTACAATAGAGATGAACCATATAAAAGCGAggagtaattttattatattcatttacattaaaataatggtGATTTATTAGTATAGGTACAGGGTATAATactaattcatataatatattattttagaattatagatGATGAATTTAACGGCGTAGAAAAAGCAATAAAACCTAGACCTCATACATTTTATCAGGTATTAATTGATCAAAGAGATTGTCCATACATAGtgagtataataaattaatcataagttttatatatttattattcatccATTATTAAGGTTCAATaagtaaatgttatttatatgtatgtagcGTGCTCAAACAGAAGCAGTAACATTTTTGGGAAATCAGGAAAGTAGTCGTAGTTTATACGCAATACCAGGGTTGGACTATGTTGCTCACGAAGATGTCTTACCTTATACAACAAATGATAAAACAGCATTGCAACATGAactttttgataaatttctaATGTATAAACCAGATCAAGATCCATGTTTTGTTGCACAAGAAACTCTTAAGGCATGGCAGAAAAAGAATCATCCATGGCTGGAATTATCAGAAGTACATAAAGAAACTACCGATAATATTCGTATTACAGTTATACCATTTTACATGGGTTGTAGAGGCAGCCACACTGCAGCTGTACATTGGGTATGTGTTATGGTGGACAATAtggcaaatataaaaagatttggGTTCAAATTAATATGAAGCGTTTCCATTAACaacataaaatgtatattacataGTGGCGATATTGTATCCGTCTGGAGAATTTGGGTGAGGAATGTGTACAGTTACGTGAAAGACACTGGAGAATATTTAGCCTTTCTGGAACATTAGAAACTGTTAGAGGAAGAGGTGTAGTTGGTCAAGAACCTATTTTATCCAAACTTTCACCTGCTTTTCAATATAGTAGTCATGTGAGTTTACAAGCTGCAAGTGGACATATGTGGTATGTATTCTCtgataatttgatatattcatgcgcaattaaaaaatattaggtttAGGTTAAAACTCCAATAACTTTTTAGGGGTACATTCAGAATGGAAAGAGAAGATGGACATATGTTTGATTGCCGGATTCCACCATTTTCTTTGGAATCAAAAGCACAACGACCGATTTCaccaaatatatatacatgatTAAATCTTTCAGCATTAAATGaaaagtaattgtaataaaattcttctgttccattgaaaattcaatatctattaaaactaaattagTCTACATAGTAGTGATTATGATAATGACTgatataatgaattaaaaatattataaataggaATTCTGTAGGTCTCATGGAAcacataaatgaaaattctttaaaaacatGTTGTAACATAAAAGGTCGATAATTATAAGCGCTcgaaaaaagtataatataaatacagtttCCTTGTAATTAGtattagttaaataaatattttaaatacttgtCAATATTTCACGAGATAGGGTAACCACTTTTATTCATAGGATAATAAAAGGATTAAGTGattcaacaataaaattgattgtgCTAACGGCGCATCCATGGAGACCCACGTGGGCTCTCTCCAAGGTAACTTAGAATAGGACTAGAGTAGTGGGGATAGCATTAACATGGAAGTACATGTTACACAATGGTCAACACCACATAATGCGACGTAACTAATGGAACCTACTGTACACTTTACTTATCCTCTAAGATGGTTCGcacatccccaccattttagtGCGCATCCAGTGCAAATTGGGATCCTGCCTCAGCAATGAATCGTCAGCTAgaggaaagaaaatgtttacataGAGTCTTCCTAACGGATCAATACACACGTAGGAGTTTAGTGTAGCATCTGTAAATCTTGGGAGacattaatttacataaattcataagagaaattaatttatttaaatttatagtaataaaagaaatgtgcAATACAATAAGGGATGGTAAATCTCAGAAATGGGATTGGACGAATGCCAATGAATTCCGTTGGAACTGTCCAATCCCATTTGTCAGGTCTCCTCTCCGCCACTTGGAGCAAGTTCCGAACAGAATCCCTGACACCATTGGACACCAATGGACACCACTAGTCTTGAGTAGTAATCCTAACAACGATCAGACGCCTGGTATCCTTGCACCCCTCTTATCCTAACGTTCCGTCCATGTAGAACCAGTAGAAATTATACTATGTATTGAATCCATTGTACCTATTGCTGTCAAAGTGAAAAGAATTTGTGCAACACGATGTGTGAGTTACGGTTTTACTtgcgtttatatttttagtttttgtCACTCTGTTTTACGTATGTATGCTTATACCATTCTATATATACTGATCTATAGgtatggaaatataattttgttgatattGCGCTGACAATAGAATCCTGTCAGGCATTTTGTTTAGTCACTCCCGGTTTTATCAGCAATTTCAGCATGTATACTTTCTATTTACGCACTATttagtaacaaaattgttctCGTTAAcaaacagtattattattatcatgtaaaaatatgattatttcattaattcctttaggttttaatataacattcttAAAGTTCGGTATAATTTTGCAGGATTATAACTACATATTgtttttgatatttcaatactatgttaattttagttcacaataattatataatatttaaaattttgtattatctCATTCAACTTTATTTAGCCGGTTTAGTACTATGCAGCGTGATCGCGTTGTTTAAATTCGTGTTCAACGGTGTTATTGTTTGCAGTTAACAACAGGTGTCTTCTCATTTGCTATACGTATTTTATATGTCTTAAAATtctatgttaatttattttatagcacATGTTTATATTACACACTTATGCGGAATGTATTAGAAATTTTGCCGATTGTATACAATAGGGTGATCATCACCGATGACAATGACATTGAAATATGTTAACAGGGTCCGCCGCTAGCTTTTAGTTTCAAAGATATTCGCAAAAAACTGTTGCTATTACTACATTGAACTCcgcgtatatgtatatctcgTATCAACTTGTGTGCGTGAGACAATAATCGGCGCTTATCTAATGTTAATGTTTCtgtatacagtaaattctctctaaTTATCCTGCAGCTTATaaaccaaaaagaaaaattttagaagaaaagaTCAATTATTTGAGCCTaacgtttcgtttttatagttgttgattgtcaatatttaatgtatatatacacaacATGGTAACCAAAAGTGTGTAAAAATTCAAGATTGACCTTTGATCCATCTTTCTACACGAATTTTTGcatgtatgaaatatattttagtgaaTGATGACCTTGACAACATATTTGTCATTGAAATCAGTGAGGATCTCCCTGTTAAAACAGGCACtgatagttttaataataagcaatattatgaataattaaaaatgaatgagttgatattatttttcttatatttgtttcaattcatGAAATTTATCGCTTGTGGGAATGGTGCTTGAATGtaactaattaaaaagattatgCTCTACATTATCATAActtaaatcaataataataataataacttaaatttccttaaattacTAATGTTTCATTATGTTCTCTTCATTTAGTGGTGGAACTTACAAATGAAGTATTAGCTCAATTGCgtgaaaatttttatgaagacAGTCGCAATATATTGGCacaaaatatatgtacaagaACACATCCTTTAGAGGCTTGTATTTCACGAAGAGTTCTGGAAAAATCACAACATGTCTATAACCATAAGATTGAAACAGAAGGAAAACCCATTACGAATCAAAAACGCTCTGGAAGATGTTGGTTATTTGCAATACTAAATGTTATAAGACCTACATTTATGAAGCAATATAATTTGGATGAGTTTGAATTTAGTCAATCATATCTATTTTTCTGGGATAaggttaatattatactagaTTAATACTTTAtgtataagataaaaatatcttacttatggatttattaatgattttataggTTGAgcgttgcaattattttttgcatAATGTTGTAAAAAGTGCTATGAGAAATGAACCACTAGATGGTCGCTTAGtatcatatttattgcaaGATCCTTTATTTGATGGAGGCCAATGGGAAATGATTGTTAATCTTATAAATCGTCATGGTCTAGTTCCTAAACGTTGCTTTCCTGAATCCTACAGCTGTGAATCTAGTTCACAAATGAACAGTATTTTAAGAAGTAAATTGAGAGAATACTGTAAAGTCCTCAGGGATATGGTGTCTAATGGGGCATCGGACGAAAAATTAGAAGACAAGATTCGAGAACAAATGACTGTATTGCATCGAATAATTGGTATCTGTTTAGGCATTCCACCAGAAAAAATCACATGGGAGTATTATGATGAATCgaagaattataattgtattggACCGATTACGCCATTGGagttttataacaaatatgtaaaacCATATTACAATGTTGATGATAAAGTATGTTTAGTAACAGATCCAAGGCCATTTAATCCATATGGAAAACTTTATACAATAGATTATTTAGGAAATGTAGTAGGTGGAAAAccaacattatataataatcaacCATCTGAATTATTAATGCAATTAGTTGTAGaaagtataaaacaaaatgaacCTGTATGGTTTGGATGTGATGCAAGTAAACGTGTAATAAGTGAACATGGTATTGATGATATGAGAGCGTAtgacttaaaattaatgtttggAACAGACATAGTCAATCTTACTAAAGCAGATAGGTTGATTTACGGAGATTCTATGATGATGCATTCCATGGTATTTACTGCAGTTGGGGTTGACGTAAGTTAATAACTAATCatattgaatttctttgaaaGTTTGTGAAagtctataaattttatagtatgTATACATAGTTTGTACGTTTCAATAtgagttataaaaaaaatataaaggtgTAGAAGTAATTACAACCagacttttttctttttcaggagaatggcaaaattaaaaagtttcggGCAGAAAATTCTTGGGGAAACGACTATGGTCAAAAAGGATATCAATTACTAACAGCAGATTGGTTCTCTGAATTCGTTTTTGAAATAGtcattgataaaaaaatagtacCTGCAGATGTTTTGGAAGTATATAAACAAGAACCTATTATCTTACCTGCGTGGGACCCTATGGGTACTCTTGCCCGCTAATGAAGATCTACTGAAGAATAAGCAAATAACTTggcattgttttaattaatttataaagatcAATAAATGCAGGGTCCGatatatctataatttcatatatttcttaataatagtGGTATTGCTCTTCGTTTGttttccatttatatttaagttatttttaattcttgacatacagtattttatatatgtttagTATAACGAAGGGCTGAAAATGagtatttctttaaatatatataattaataagatttagaaatcagaaataatcatttaaatgtaTGCGTAAGGTTTGAATTTGTGTAGTTACAAACTGCAAGAATATAAGAATTGCATAAAAGTATATGGTTAATAAAGACATTTAATCTTTtgtttttgtataatatttactgtttcCTTCTGTTACATCCTCTGTTAATAActtcagaaaaaaatataaccttTGGAAACGAATATTAACTCTCAaacataaatgtaaaatttggtgtgcttaattttaaatgtcaGGGTGGTGTACTGAtctaatactaaaatattttatacgatcaattttctttttcaaacaatatttcaatttagccCATATACCGAGACACATATTTTGCAAGCGAACATCATTTTGattaattgcaaatttataagtattttttataattatttttggtatTCTTATATGACCTTGTTGGATTAAACTTAGAGCAGCATATAACTTACAACGAGCAACCAAGTGTGGATCTCCAAGACGCATTGCTAATTGCAATTgctttacagaaatttttccTGCCATTTCAGcctgtataaaaatgttattttccgctttatatgtaatttactttatcaatttgatttaatcaaacaaaagaaaagataaattatataattatttgggttaaaaaatatttcaatattctacATTGTGTTACATCTACATATCTTatgtatttcattaaaactgCTATTCAACTTACACAGTGTTGATATTCATCTCCTAAAGCAGAAAATGCTCCACCTAAAGTAGACAACCAAGACATAGCATGATCAACTTCTCGTCTCTCCAAAACCATTTGTGTTATGTTATCATTCCTAAAATAGGAACATTGAATACTGTAACATATTATTCTTTGTagcattaaaataatgttagaaCTTCCTTACCCTGtataatctaaaaattgtttcttcggTGTACGTAGTTTCATTAAAACTACTATTGAATTTGTCTCATCTGGGACCCTGTGTTGTGagcattttaacaattttttatatgcaGCTGTGTGATATGTTTGCGAACTTAGTAATGTTGTAACATAAGCTGATACAACATAAGCACTATATCCtttcttatttaaacaaatcacatttattttaataactctgTGTCCGTTGCATTGATTTGTATTGGTATTCCTATGATCTGTATCTCTATTCTCTTTCACTTTTTGTTCATATCTAATTAATGCATAAGATGTAATAATAACACTGTCAAAAATTGTGCTTCCTCtatgtataattaactttataggATTATCCATTTTCCTTATTTTGTCGAAATAATTGCTCTTTTAGTTGCataacaatattgttttattattttgggTAAACTTATTGAaacataacaatataaataatacatattataattatttatcacaaaTACTGTTATGAACAGCAGTATTTTttcagtaattaaattacaatttttatatcagcaCGTATAAGAACAgtacaaattttctaaaagtaTTCAGccaaaatgtattttcaatttttaacatttctgaCACATTCGTAAATCTTACTACGTAACTGTCGATGGTAACGGTCACTACTTCATAGATTTTAGATGATTTTAGGTTAGGAAATCAATTGCCTATGTATGTAATCGTGTATTGTGTGATAGGAGAATGGTAGGGATAAGAAGAATCtgaatatataacattatgtGCTaactaaattgaaaatttgatatattctgattataaaattgtattcgaagctactttttgtacaaaaacaataacgtCTATGGAAAAAAAGATCCTGTGAATGTTGTTTCACTTCAAAAGAACATTTAgctactattatttaaattatgtcctttcattggctactgtagaaaacataatttttgcaagtaattgataaataattctttgttacGTCAGAGTAacttaaatttgttgttgcaCAAAAtctttagtatttattaaatattaatatacataacatTACCactaatactaaaataatggaaactttattaaatataaattttttaaaaataaaaatataataatgtttctcacactttttctttcaaataaatcgaaacTCAACGAAACCAGAACCATATAATCAttcattttatgcaacatTCTGCAAATGCTcttcaattgaaaaatcatgAATTgtgcatttaaattattgttttccaAAAACACCATTCACCAATAAAAGTAGCGCacattattatagaatacatATAATTGGAATTAGAGAATCTGGTTCGGGGAATGTAGAATGTGTTTTGCGCCACTGTGCGCGGTACAGCATGGCGCAGTTATTGGCATTTCCCAAAATTTCGTCGACCAATCACGCTCGGCAATCCGAACACACCTCTGCGACGAACCAATCAGGGCCCTGGTATCTATTGTTGCGGTATAGTAATTGGGGCCACGTACGACAATTGAAATTCTGTTTGCcgcgtaatatttataacaaaatgaaaaagagaCTGTCTGGAAAAATTCGCAGAgtttttaattacagtttcCGGTCGATCTTTCAAATACATTTCACGGCATAAGGAGTTTTATTGCGAGGTAAGCGGTTGACTCGTACGTCGCTGGATGTCTACAAGTACCCCACCTTGCGATTCGGCCTAAGCTTTGACGAGATACCTCTATTGGTATTGGGGTCCCCGACTCGATCGTCGCAGGTTGGACTTACCCCGCTTGTCACTGAGAAACAGTATTTAACCATTCTACGTTACACAGTGTAATATCGAGCCATTCGCGATCGTTCGTTTCTCAGAGGGGTTCTTAAACGTTAAACCTTTGGATTATTgcatattttctgaaataaagCGTCTCTCGTTGCTTACTGACATTTCTTACGTTAGACACGCGACGGCAAGGTATGGCGTTTTTGAGAACGGTGCCGCGTTGCAGTGCCGGTAAAAAGTTAAGGAAGTGTGTGCCACTTCCTGTCGGGTTTCTCGAGAACGTAACGAAACCATCGGTGCAGTTGGTGCAGGTGCACGAACGTGAATACACCGGCGGTGCTGCTGACGTGAAGCCGGCTCCACGACAGGTCGACCCATTGGATTTGAAGTTTAACGATCCAGTAGCAGCTTTCAAAAGCA is a window encoding:
- the Poldip2 gene encoding DNA polymerase delta interacting protein 2; translation: MELARNLIACKLKRYLLKVPKTTSFYHVRHIRLAEVGKLEVPKLQGKYDTGQLILHRVFGYRGVILFPWIARVYNRDEPYKSEEIIDDEFNGVEKAIKPRPHTFYQVLIDQRDCPYIRAQTEAVTFLGNQESSRSLYAIPGLDYVAHEDVLPYTTNDKTALQHELFDKFLMYKPDQDPCFVAQETLKAWQKKNHPWLELSEVHKETTDNIRITVIPFYMGCRGSHTAAVHWWRYCIRLENLGEECVQLRERHWRIFSLSGTLETVRGRGVVGQEPILSKLSPAFQYSSHVSLQAASGHMWGTFRMEREDGHMFDCRIPPFSLESKAQRPISPNIYT
- the LOC144472832 gene encoding bleomycin hydrolase isoform X1; translated protein: MLVELTNEVLAQLRENFYEDSRNILAQNICTRTHPLEACISRRVLEKSQHVYNHKIETEGKPITNQKRSGRCWLFAILNVIRPTFMKQYNLDEFEFSQSYLFFWDKVERCNYFLHNVVKSAMRNEPLDGRLVSYLLQDPLFDGGQWEMIVNLINRHGLVPKRCFPESYSCESSSQMNSILRSKLREYCKVLRDMVSNGASDEKLEDKIREQMTVLHRIIGICLGIPPEKITWEYYDESKNYNCIGPITPLEFYNKYVKPYYNVDDKVCLVTDPRPFNPYGKLYTIDYLGNVVGGKPTLYNNQPSELLMQLVVESIKQNEPVWFGCDASKRVISEHGIDDMRAYDLKLMFGTDIVNLTKADRLIYGDSMMMHSMVFTAVGVDENGKIKKFRAENSWGNDYGQKGYQLLTADWFSEFVFEIVIDKKIVPADVLEVYKQEPIILPAWDPMGTLAR
- the LOC144472832 gene encoding bleomycin hydrolase isoform X2; this translates as MKQYNLDEFEFSQSYLFFWDKVERCNYFLHNVVKSAMRNEPLDGRLVSYLLQDPLFDGGQWEMIVNLINRHGLVPKRCFPESYSCESSSQMNSILRSKLREYCKVLRDMVSNGASDEKLEDKIREQMTVLHRIIGICLGIPPEKITWEYYDESKNYNCIGPITPLEFYNKYVKPYYNVDDKVCLVTDPRPFNPYGKLYTIDYLGNVVGGKPTLYNNQPSELLMQLVVESIKQNEPVWFGCDASKRVISEHGIDDMRAYDLKLMFGTDIVNLTKADRLIYGDSMMMHSMVFTAVGVDENGKIKKFRAENSWGNDYGQKGYQLLTADWFSEFVFEIVIDKKIVPADVLEVYKQEPIILPAWDPMGTLAR
- the LOC144472833 gene encoding uncharacterized protein F58A4.6; amino-acid sequence: MDNPIKLIIHRGSTIFDSVIITSYALIRYEQKVKENRDTDHRNTNTNQCNGHRVIKINVICLNKKGYSAYVVSAYVTTLLSSQTYHTAAYKKLLKCSQHRVPDETNSIVVLMKLRTPKKQFLDYTGNDNITQMVLERREVDHAMSWLSTLGGAFSALGDEYQHCAEMAGKISVKQLQLAMRLGDPHLVARCKLYAALSLIQQGHIRIPKIIIKNTYKFAINQNDVRLQNMCLGIWAKLKYCLKKKIDRIKYFSIRSVHHPDI